From Streptomyces asiaticus, one genomic window encodes:
- a CDS encoding SRPBCC family protein, giving the protein MAPFRIERRSALPVDETWRRLTDWPRHGAHVPLSGVTVRPAGPTRVGTVVVVRTGVGRAGFDDPMEVVRWDPPTGDTPGSCRLEKRGSVVLGWAEIEVRPRDGGSEVVWREEARLRGLPRLFDPPTVWSGRLFFGRVVDALLEA; this is encoded by the coding sequence GTGGCCCCCTTCCGCATCGAGCGCCGCTCCGCACTGCCCGTCGACGAGACCTGGCGACGGCTCACCGACTGGCCGCGCCACGGCGCCCATGTGCCGCTGAGCGGCGTCACCGTCCGCCCGGCGGGGCCGACCCGGGTGGGCACCGTGGTCGTGGTGCGCACGGGCGTCGGTCGCGCCGGATTCGACGACCCCATGGAGGTCGTGCGCTGGGACCCGCCCACCGGGGACACTCCCGGCAGTTGCAGGCTGGAGAAGCGCGGCTCGGTGGTCCTCGGATGGGCCGAGATCGAGGTGCGCCCCCGGGACGGTGGATCCGAGGTGGTGTGGCGCGAGGAGGCGCGACTGCGGGGACTGCCCCGCCTGTTCGACCCGCCGACGGTCTGGTCCGGCCGTCTGTTCTTCGGCCGAGTGGTCGACGCGTTGCTCGA